TGGAATCCATAGAACCAACTGTTAACCGATTATTATCGTAAAAAGCTTATTACGTAATGACTTTGgtattaaaactgtattaaggtcaactttttatcaatatttttttcatgtgtCAGTCACATTTATTACGATTCTCATAGAAGCTAAGCGATTGTAAAAACATAGGTTTAACTAcaaaacaagcaaaattaataaaaatctgaatCCAAAAccgtttatattaaaatagggTCTAAGATCAACTGTTTACACTGAGGCATCTTAAAGGCGAATACAGTAATAAATTTTCAAAGTGTAAATTCCATCCGATCGTAAAACGCAAGCAcacaaatatgtaattaatgGTAAATCATTGATAAATGATATTCCATATTTCATCTGATTTAAGTAGGCGGGCTGCATCTTTgaccttattaatattaaaattcgattttatttcaacataacTTCTGTATAGTATACCACTTTGAATATGTAACTAATTGGGTGAATATGACGCGGGCACTTTCGTTTTCCGCCCACTTTATACGTTCACATCACGGCAATCATTGATATTGTTGTCACGTGATATTGCACGACTCTGCATGTAAATAATACGACACTCAAAATGTACTGAATTGGAGAGAAAACAAATTTACCAACACGACACAAGGTGATTGTGATCCTTCGCACTCTTGTAGTGACGTGACCGTATTATACGATGCCCACTTATTTTATGAGACCTTTGTCCTGCAAGCAATTgataataacagtttattgATATGTAATAAAACTGAGCGGCCACTATCCAGTACTAAACCTACACAAGTCACTTGCTTCAATCATTACAATCAAATAGAGTTTAGTATTTTTGAAGGTCCCCAAACTAAAAAGGAACAACGGAACCTTTTTATCAAGGTCTGTCtctctgtctatccgtctgtctcGGGTCTGTATGTCATGAGCCGTGATAGCAGGCCATACAACAGAAATAACAGTGGAAGTAAACATTTGATGGGCGGCAGatgatttaagtaaatattgattttttgaaGCCTCTTTGTACAGTACTGGTAATGACTGAACTTCGGTGGTTGACTCTCGCACTTGACAGTTTCTATTTTATCTAAGCATGGTCTATCGCAATCTAGTAATACTATGCTTCCATCAATACTACAGTCTTAACTATAAAGCGGTTGCAAATAATCAGATAATGTTAATTTCCACATCAACTTAATAAACAATTGATTGGTTCTCATTGCACAACtataaacaaagtaaaatactGCATTTAATTACGATTGCaggtaaataaaactaacaatataCTTTATTTGCCACAACTGCGAAAGCTGAACATTCTGAATGATTTTACTCGATTTCGAAAACTTAATTACGTACCTACCTTTAAGTGAGTCATGGCAAGCTTGTACTTTCAAAGAGGTTTATAGCACTAAAAAATTAACTGGCATTTAGttttgttacattgttattataaagCACTGTCTTCAAACGCGGAAATGAAAGTAACTTTATGTTCCTACGGTCGATATGAAAGTCCTTGTGCGCTCTTATATGAATGCCATTTGACTAAGCTTTGAATACGTATTGGTCACATAAATATGGCATATATAATACTTTGGAGCATCCATTGTCTGAAGACGGAACTGGATCAACAATGGCGCGACAGGTGAAGTAGCTTttagaataaaaccttttagcAGTGTCTAAGCTTCGCGAATAGCGCGCCGCGCTTTTCTTTTCTGAaggggttttttttttctttaaaattcaatcTTTAGCAGCTGGTTTTTTCTTGCGGTAACTTATTAAGCCGGGTTAGGTATAACGAGGTTGACTATCACCTTACCTCTTTCCGACAGACTTTTCTCTTCGATTTACTGTCCTTGGCGAGTTACCTTCTGGTTCATTGGGTAATAGCCATAAACTTATTACCTACGAAGCATTAAGTCAATATAgcttaaacatatttattctgaaaataaaacccTTTTGTAGTTAGTCCTGGTTTTAAGAAAAACctgtgttattataaaaagatgtAAACCTagcttgaaaaatatttgcagtTCCAAATAtgtattcataaaatttgtattgaaaCATGAGACGTGAGTACACAACACGTCTGCGATGCTAAAGGAATCAAAACCTGAAACAATAAAAGACAGATAGTCGTAACTTAGAATATATTTTCTCGAATATTTTCAAGTACAAATGTTAACGTCAAGTTTATTTATGCGGGGGTTCAAAATTTTGTGTTGGAATGACGAGGGCGCTTCGCGTCAGGTAACGTAATTATGAGCGTGTCTGCCCCAAAATTCATATcaactaattattattagttcGTGCCTCACGATTAATTTACTAAGTACTTAATTGTGGACATATTTACGCTgaacatgttttaattaatttattaaagtaatcttCTGTACCCGGCAACACTTTGATGAGTAAATCCTCTGCATTTAAAATgcgttcatttttttttgccgcGGACTTTGTGAACAATAGCGGCCTCTAATAGTCAGTCCCGGAACAAGCCCCTTTTTGTAGGTTGTTTGCACATTAGTTCATTCTCTTTTGTAGTAAACCCTGTTTGAATATTGCCTTGTTTTCATCGCCGTTCCAATTGTTCGAGAAACTTCTAGGGGACTCAACgttaactatttaaatagcgtcattgtttaattattatgtagttgcgttatctgtttttctttttgttttcatcgCTGCAAGTACGCATTGATTTTTTGAGGACTATTGAGCTACAAGGAAAATTATGTTccaataaaacgttttaaaaattattcaaatcagaACGCCTGGATTGCAATGATTTAACGATGAATTAATATTACCGTGAAatcaaaagttaattattaaactttattattaaaatcgacGTATTTTTCCGACAAGATTCCtgcttaatattaattttattatacgaattccaattatttttcatttacagaAATGAAGGCTATTCGATTTAATGTTCGAGGTATTTcagtagtaaataaaattaattacaagagTAATTATTTACTACTCATGTTGAAGGTCTATTAGgctcattaataattattttatttatcaaaagctGATGTTGAAAGTGCAAGTGAAACATcgaattaaatacatattatccCTATTAAAACACTGAATCATACCTACGTAGCTCAATAGGTGTGTatttgtatactagctgttgcccgcgacttcgttcccgtgggtagaagaagatgtaagttatgatttatacccgtcctgttttttctcacattttccattgtatcttcgctcctattagtcgcagcgtgatggtttatagactaaagccttcctcgattaattgtctactcaacacaaaaagaatttttcaatttggaccagtagttcctgagattagcgcgttcaaacaaacaaacaaacaaactcttcaggtttatatattagtatagagtatagattagtaacTTCGCTTACgctaataatttatatacaggGATTTTGAATTTCATACTTACTCAAAATAATTCCTATATTGTGTAATCATTTGTTTCCAGTTTAATGTTGAATACAGGAAATATGGATTGCTCAAAGCTATCAGCGTGGGAAATGACTCGGATGTGCCCAGCTCACTGAGGGCAAAATGCGGGCGTTTATATGAATTTGACAAACGATTAATGCAACGGGTACGGGTAGAGGAATAATACATCATTTCAACCCTTTTTTACCTGGGAACTGATACCTTTAATCGGTCTTTGTTTCTACGCTATCGCAATTTcagtattgaatattttaaatttggaaaacTTGTAAAGGAATTATCGTATTAGAATCGTTCAATACTTACTTTTAAGAATAAAAGAGAACATTTTACTAAATCACCAATTCACGTATGCAAATTTAGCTTCATTTTCGGCAAAGAACCTCTTTACAATATCTGGCGCTCTTAGCATTTTCACCTGCAAACGTACCGGGCTAACATATTAGGaagaaaaaaactgataaattcGAAGATATAAAAGCAACAGGTATAAAACTTTACTGTAAGTGATTCAAAAACCCTGCGGGGCTTTCTAACACCTCTTTACTGtggttgtgggaaagagatagcgctccACAGTGTGTAGTGCGTCTCGTTTCCACTACAACAAGTCCTGCTCTCGCTACTCTTAAAGCGAGGTATAGAACGAGCGTAATTTCTAATTCGATCTCTGTATATATGAAATATATGCTACTTTTTACGAACTTAAGGCTCACTGAAGATCTTTGAGACCGCagtctacataattattaaaataaatgcgtgGAGGTTCTCACTCCCTTCACCGCGTATGGCTTAACGTATTTGCATGAAATTTGGTACCCAAATATGATAGTTAACAGAAGAGGCGTAAATGAGTCGGTTTGCATCTTGCCGAGCGAGCAACGTTGTGGTAAAAGGTCATATATCATTAAAGTCAAAACTTGGTCTGTGTCGCATTATGCTTAGTGTAAACGAATGCTGAATTTAACATGCTATCTTTTGGCCTATTACAGTTTgccttttaaatgtatttgttctAAGTTTCTGGAGCATATATTGTAATACTATCGGAAAACTGTATCGGATAATTCTCAAATTACTACTTTTATTTCGACTTTAACTCAGGTGTAGCAAGAAagctttttttaacaatttccgTTAAATCTTTGTTACATTTTTGCCGAATAACCTTCAGGTTTCTTCCAGTATGAAAACGCATACAAAGCACTTCCCCGAACAACTTAAAAGGATTTACGATTAACTTCGGAAGAAGTCATTTATCAACGTCACGCCCTGGCCGAGAAGCAAGCTAGATTTCAAATGCCGCTGAAGCAAAATCTGTGAAAGGACTGGACTTTTCATTACGttagttttgtttgaaatattatcttaataatgACGAATTGACCACATTCACGCTccacataatatataaaactgagccttcaaaattgtgttttaagaGAGCGAGCTACGTAATCTGGCCTAGAAATTCGTGCCGCAAGAATTTTTATGTAaccatttaatttattgcagtCTTATCTTTTATTAACACACTGCCCTAACAAGGAGTAAGATGATGTATTGTTCTCTTTGTTCATTATTACTGTAACTGGCtgttttgaattataaatttgCTGTTATAATGTAAAACGGTCTGTTTCAGTACTGAAAAAAAGAACGTCGATTTTAAAAAACGCGGTGCCTATATTTTGTCAAATGTTTAATCTAACGAAGCTGGTTTGCGCCGGCGTCATCAGTTCTCCAGTATGTATCGAGCGAGTTACCAAACCACATCCAATGATATGCCCGGGTGAAACTGTTTTGGGCACGATGCCAACATAAAATGTCATTTCTTGTCGGCCAGGGAAAGGTAGCCAGAAGTTTATTGCGTTCCCAGCGTAAATATCGACTATTGTTTGGAGGGACCGATTTCCTCTCTGTTCTAACGCCAACTCCGGTAAATACTATCTGCACAAAGGGGAATAAAGTATACGTTTATACATAGGTATGTAAACTTATTGGTACCTGCGTAGGCGGTATTGTTTTactctatttatttgttttatttcttgacATTAAGTTCAGCCAGAAGTGTGTGGGGTTGCTAATTCCAAACTTTTGACAAGGGAACTGTAAAGTCAAACAATACACTTTAATAAATCTTTCAGGAGTTCCTCCGATTTCGTGCAATTTCTGCCGTGTTTGTCGCCCTTAATTTGTTAATACCCACAAAGTTGAGTGTACTTAAGAGTCCTGTTGAAAGTTAAGCATAATTTTGAGTGGTTTTAGACAACTAGAGTGTTGGTTTTGTATACACGATACATTAGCCattgaaaatacataattaaaaaataaattgcaaatatcATTGAGAGTTTTACCTAAGAATTGCCAACTTATAGCATCATCAATGAGTCAATTTGcttaaaacctttaaaaaatcaatttaaaactttaaatgaacTTTATGTAATGTGAAATCATAAGTTTATTAGAGACCCTAAACCATAAAAATCTTAATGGTTTTACGCAATGAAGAAATGGATAGTTTACGCAATCGTTCCGAGATCCACAAAATTATATGAAAGTGTAATTACACGTATGATCCATTAAAGCGGTCATTAATGAGAGCGAGTCCGAGCGAGCACTCGTGAGCGAGGTGCCACTCGCCGACCAGCCGCCGCACTCGTTAAATCTTGCGTAACACCTTTGGATTGTTCAAAATTTCGATTTTATGTcgaaactaataataataagcgcGAGAAAGGACCTTACTCGCACTCAAACTGGCCACCAACAACACCCTCTCGGGGCGACCTTTCACGACTACTTTCGGATGTAATTCAACTATCCATTTAAAACGGCCCGCTCGCCGCCAGGTACTAATAAACACATTAAGCATCAcatttggttttattataaaaataaaaaagctatattataatacataacataACAGTCGCAGTAAAATGCCTCTTTTCGAACAACATTAACACTGTGCACTAATAACAAGTATAGATGAGTGGCGATGATGAAATAAATCGATGAGTCTAATGTCGTAGGTAGCTCGCAGGCGAACGCGGTGCAGGTGACTATGTACAGGGCGTTCGGCCGCGGGCTGCGGACGCGGGGGCAGGATGTTCCGACACTCCACATAGCTCCCGCTAGTATCTCGTATCATTGAAGACTGGCATAATTTTCGcttagcaataaataaatccaCTTTTTATCCTACCACCCATGCGTTTCTTCGTTTAGTGGAGAGGTCCCGCAACATGTCCGGGGGGTCCGTACTGGCTGCTGGTAGCGCCACTGTGGGCCTCAGCTCCGCTATCGTCACCACCGCTGGCACCAAAGTCAGCGCTGATTTCGGCTCCACCGTGACCGCCGTCACCGCCGCTGATACCACCACCGATGCTAGATCCGCCGCCGAGAGAGAGGCCACCCAAGTCACCACCGCTGATACCACCGCCGATAGCACCGCCGCCAATGCCGGCCCCGCCACCGATGGCACCACCGCCGAGAGAACCACCGCCGATACCACCCTCCTTCTGGGTCTGGTACTTGATGAAGTAAACTTCGGGCTTTGAGGGCTGAGTAGGCGCTGGGGTGGGGATGACAATGTCGGGCTGCTCTTCGGGCTTCTTAACCAAAACGTAGACGAGGGTCTTCTCTTCGTTCTGAGGCTGGACGGGGATGATGGGGGCGGTGGGGGTGGGAGGAGTCGGGGCCTTGATGAAGATGATCTTGTAGTGCTTCTGGGGAGGAGCGACTTCAGAGATGCGGGGCAGTCTCTGCTCAACGGGTTCTGGAGGGGGCACGTGGACGTAGATGTGTTTCTGCACAAGAGGAGCGCCAGAGTATCCACCAGCGTATCCGCTGTCATCGCCTCCGAATCCTCCACCAATGCTACCGCCGCCGATGCTGCCGCCTCCGAGGGAGATTCCGCCAGATGAGTGTCCGCCACCGAAAGAGAGTCCGCCAGAGGAGTGTCCACCGCCGAAGGAGAGGCCGCCACCGGAGTGACCGCCGCCGAAGGAGTGTCCACCGCTTGAGTGTCCTCCGCCGAGGGAGATGCCGCCAGAGTGTCCACCGACCGACACGGTTCTATGGCCACCACTGGAGGCTGACGAGTATCTCGTGCTCGGGGCCGAGTAGCTGTAGCCTACTGGGGGCTCGGGGCGGCCGTACGCCAGCGCCACGCAGGCGAGTACCTGTAACAAGCATCAAAACTCATTTAACTTAACGTAAAGTCAAATACTCAGATATTAAGTTTCGTGATTGAATCCATGTTCTTGATACGAAGCCGGTTTCAGATAGCGCCGGAAGTTAATGGAACATGAACCAGAGACGATGGTTATTTTGTTAATCGAACCAGCCCAAACGGTTCTATTATCTCTcgtataattaaattgaaaatgaatgatg
The genomic region above belongs to Trichoplusia ni isolate ovarian cell line Hi5 chromosome 5, tn1, whole genome shotgun sequence and contains:
- the LOC113494036 gene encoding glycine-rich cell wall structural protein-like is translated as MRAFMVLACVALAYGRPEPPVGYSYSAPSTRYSSASSGGHRTVSVGGHSGGISLGGGHSSGGHSFGGGHSGGGLSFGGGHSSGGLSFGGGHSSGGISLGGGSIGGGSIGGGFGGDDSGYAGGYSGAPLVQKHIYVHVPPPEPVEQRLPRISEVAPPQKHYKIIFIKAPTPPTPTAPIIPVQPQNEEKTLVYVLVKKPEEQPDIVIPTPAPTQPSKPEVYFIKYQTQKEGGIGGGSLGGGAIGGGAGIGGGAIGGGISGGDLGGLSLGGGSSIGGGISGGDGGHGGAEISADFGASGGDDSGAEAHSGATSSQYGPPGHVAGPLH